The Isachenkonia alkalipeptolytica region ACTGAAAACCCCAGTCTAGGCGTCATTCCTGTCGGCCCTTATTGTAATCGCTCTTTTATTAATTTCCGCTTTTGTTAATTTCTGCTTTTATTAATCGCCTCTGCTTAAAACTGGGCTTCAATCAATCCCGCGATTTTTTGGGCAAAGCCCTGGATCTGGGCCAGGTTTTTCCCTTCAATCATCACCCGGACCAGGGGTTCCGTACCGGAGGGTCTGACCAGTACCCTTCCTTCATCATCCAGTATTTTCTCCGCTTTTTGAATTTCCTCAAGGATCACTTCGTTGTTCATTAAGGAGTCCTTATACTCATTGGGCACCTTGGCGTTCACCAGGGTTTGGGGAAAACGTTCCATGATGGCGCTTAGGGTTGATAAGGGTTCTTTACGCTCCTTGACAATCTCCGCTAATTTAAGGGCACTGAGCAGCCCGTCCCCGGTGGTGTTGTGGTCTAGAAAAATCAGATGTCCCGACTGTTCCCCTCCCAGGGAAAACCCCTCTTCTTTCATCTTTTCCAGCACATACCGGTCCCCTACTTTGGTTTTTTCCAGTTGGATGTCCTTTCCCTTGAAGGCCAGGTCCAGTCCGATATTGCTCATCACCGTGGCAACCACGGTATCTTTTTTCAGGGCGCCCTTTTCCTTCAGATCGCTTCCGCAGATGGCCATAATTTGATCGCCATCCACCACTTCCCCCTTTTCATCCAGGGCGATCAGTCGGTCCGCATCCCCGTCAAAGGAAATGCCCATGTCGCATTGGTTTGCCACCACCACATCCTTTAACACCTCGGGGTGGGTAGAGCCGCAGTTTTGGTTAATGTTTTTTCCGTCGGGCTGATCGTTGATCACAAACACTTCCGCTCCCAGGTTTTGAAAGGTTCGAGGAGCTACTTTATAGGCGGCGCCGTGGGCGGTGTCCATAGCGATTCGCATCCCGTTGAAATCCCCTTTTATGGTGGAGGCTACGAAGTCTCCGTAAAACTTTTCCGGATCCGCCATTTCAATCAGTCTTCCGATTTCATCCCCCGTGGGGCATTTATCCCTGGTTTGGTTGCGGGAAATATATCCTTCAATTTCCTCTTCAATTTCATCCCGCAGCTTAAAACCCTGATGATTGAAGAATTTAATTCCGTTGTACTCATAGGGGTTATGGGATGCGGAAATCACCACTCCCATATTTGCCTTCAGCTTTCTTGTGGCATAGGCCACCGCCGGTGTGGGGATGACCCCCAGGGTAATGACCTCCACCCCCATGGCTAAAAAACCGGAAACCATGGCGGCCTCCAGTAAATCCCCGGATATCCGGGTGTCTTTGCCGATTACCACGGTGCCCTTCTTCTCCTTGATAAAAATCTCCGCCGCGGCCTTTGCCAATTGATTTGCCAGCTCCGGGGTTAAATCTTTGTTGGCGATTCCCCGTACGCCGTCGGTGCCGAATAATTTTCCCATTACTTGATCCCTCCAGGATTTCTTTTATCGTTGATCTATTCATTCAAATATTCATCCAAGATTATGTATCCTGCTTGTTAGCAATTTTCACTAACACTTTGCTCCCTATTTTACCACAATTAAAATATTAACTCAATCACTGTTTCTTCCCCTTTTAAGCTCCATCCTCCTTAACTGGAAAAACCGATTATTAACGACAGATTTCGACAGAGGAGTCGCTTTTTATCCTCTTCTATAGTATAATGATTAACAAATTTTAAATCAGGGAGGGATTTTATGGATCTGTTAAAGGAAAAAATATTATCCGAAGGTCATGTCCGGGAGGGGAATATTTTAAAGGTGGACCGGTTTTTAAATCATCAATTGGATATTAGGTTGTTGAATGAACTGGGGAAGGAATTTCATCGGAGGTTTTCCCATCTCCCCGTGGATAAAATCTTAACCGCGGAAGTGTCGGGAATTGCCATTGCCGCCATTGCGGCTCAGTATTTTCAGGTTCCCGTGGTCTTTGCCAAAAAGCTGGAATCCAAAAACCTGGACCCCGATACCTATGAAGGGGAGGTTTACTCCTATACCAAGGGAAAAACTTATAAAATCCGGGTTTCCAAGCAGTACCTTTCCCCCGGGGAAAACATTCTGGTCTTGGATGATTTTCTTGCCAACGGGGAAGCGATGAAGGGCTTAATAGAAATTATTCAAGGGGCCAAGGCCCATTTCATCGGCGCCGGGGTGGTCATTGAAAAAGGTTTCCAAAACGGGGGCCGGGAGCTTCGGGATCAGGGGCATTTAGTGGAATCTCTGGTGATTATCGATTCCCTGGAAAACAATGAAATCACCTTTCGATGATTCTTGAGGCCGTCGGCAGAAAAAATCTGAATTTTCTTTCCTAATCTTCTGTTAATTCTTTAAAGATATGTTATACTTTTAGTGATCCGAAAGATAGTGATCCGAAAGATAGTGATCCGAAAGATAGTGATCCGAAAGATACTGATCTGAAAGATTATATTTCAAAAAAACATTATACTTCAAAAGGAGGTTATTTCTTTGCCGTCACTTTATTCTGAGTACACCTTAAAGGAACACCTTATCCCCAATCGTCTGGTAATGCCCCCTATGGTATGCTTCAACTGGTCCGACGATACCGGCAGGGTTTCCGATGAACATATCCGCCACTACGAAAAACGGGGAATCGGTCAAGTGGGCCTGGTGGTGGTGGAAGCCACTGCGATTTCCAAAATCGGTCGCCTGGCCCCCAGTCAACTGGGGATTTGGGATCATAAGCAGGTGGAGGGCCTTTCTAAAATCGCCGGGGTTTTAGGATCCCGGGGCAGCAAATCCCTGCTTCAAATCCATCATGCCGGGGACAAGGCACCGAAAAGCGTTGCCTCGGAACCCTTGGCTCCCTCCCGTTATGAACTGCCCGACGGCCGAATTACCAAGGCCCTTACCCGGGGAGAGATCAAGGGCATACAAAAGGAATTTCTCGTCGCCGCCCTTCGAGCAGAGGAGGCGGGCTACGACGGCATCGAGATCCATGGTGCCCACGGCTATTTGATCAACCAGTTTTTATCTCCCCTGACCAACCACCGGGAGGATGCCTACGGAGGAAGCCCGGAAAACCGCCTGCGGTTTGCAAAGGAACTCTTAACCCTGCTTAAGGGAAACCTTCCGGAAAACTTTATTATCGGTTATCGCCACGGGGGTAACACCCCTACCTTAGCAGAAGGGATTGAAATTTCCCGGGAA contains the following coding sequences:
- the glmM gene encoding phosphoglucosamine mutase produces the protein MGKLFGTDGVRGIANKDLTPELANQLAKAAAEIFIKEKKGTVVIGKDTRISGDLLEAAMVSGFLAMGVEVITLGVIPTPAVAYATRKLKANMGVVISASHNPYEYNGIKFFNHQGFKLRDEIEEEIEGYISRNQTRDKCPTGDEIGRLIEMADPEKFYGDFVASTIKGDFNGMRIAMDTAHGAAYKVAPRTFQNLGAEVFVINDQPDGKNINQNCGSTHPEVLKDVVVANQCDMGISFDGDADRLIALDEKGEVVDGDQIMAICGSDLKEKGALKKDTVVATVMSNIGLDLAFKGKDIQLEKTKVGDRYVLEKMKEEGFSLGGEQSGHLIFLDHNTTGDGLLSALKLAEIVKERKEPLSTLSAIMERFPQTLVNAKVPNEYKDSLMNNEVILEEIQKAEKILDDEGRVLVRPSGTEPLVRVMIEGKNLAQIQGFAQKIAGLIEAQF
- a CDS encoding xanthine phosphoribosyltransferase, producing the protein MDLLKEKILSEGHVREGNILKVDRFLNHQLDIRLLNELGKEFHRRFSHLPVDKILTAEVSGIAIAAIAAQYFQVPVVFAKKLESKNLDPDTYEGEVYSYTKGKTYKIRVSKQYLSPGENILVLDDFLANGEAMKGLIEIIQGAKAHFIGAGVVIEKGFQNGGRELRDQGHLVESLVIIDSLENNEITFR
- a CDS encoding oxidoreductase, with amino-acid sequence MPSLYSEYTLKEHLIPNRLVMPPMVCFNWSDDTGRVSDEHIRHYEKRGIGQVGLVVVEATAISKIGRLAPSQLGIWDHKQVEGLSKIAGVLGSRGSKSLLQIHHAGDKAPKSVASEPLAPSRYELPDGRITKALTRGEIKGIQKEFLVAALRAEEAGYDGIEIHGAHGYLINQFLSPLTNHREDAYGGSPENRLRFAKELLTLLKGNLPENFIIGYRHGGNTPTLAEGIEISRELEQMGVDLLHISAGIAEEKDLPKPPESFPYSWIVYTGMETKKALNIPVVVVNGIRTPEEGEAIIKKELSDFVAVGRGLLVDSKWIIKGEQGQPVNPCLRCKPRCFYLTDGRKCPQNSIA